The Fluviicola sp. genome segment AACGAGCGGGAAGAATGTCGAACCCTGCATTCCGTCTGTCCATGCCAATGCATAAAATGCCGACAAAACATCGAGGAATAAACCGAAGTAAGCCCATTCTTTGATGCGGTTTCCTGCAAAAGGCAAGAGCAGTACCAACGCCCCGATTGCTTTTAGAATTCCCAGTTCCCAGTGGAACCAAAGTGGTAAATCCAGATGTCTCATGCCTTCTTTGGCAAGTGGAGCATTCAAGAAGAAAACTCCGGGAATAATGAATAAACCGATCAGGCTGGTGCTGACCCAAAATGTAATTTTAACTCCTTTCATGGTAGTGCGTTTCAATAATTATTAAGTAGATATTCTCACATTTTTGAAAAATCCATGTAAAGGCCGTTCCAGCGATGTCCGTCCAGGTCTGCAAAAGCAAAACCGTACATCCAGCCCTGGATTTCTGCCGGTTCAGCAAACACTTTTCCACCGGCTTTTTTCACCTTTTCAGCCAGTTCATCGATTTCTTCCCTGCTTTCTGCATCAAATGAGATAAGCATTTGAGCGGTTTTCGAAGTGTCGTTCATTTCCAGTCCGCCATTGACATGCTTGAATGATTCCGCATTGAATAACATCACAACGGATTTTCCCGCCTGGAAACAAGCACGATCTCCGGGAGCAGACCGTTCCGGTTTGGGTGTGAAACCGATTGTTGTGAAAAATGCCTGTGAAGCATCCACATCTTTAGCCGGCAAATTCAGCCAAATTTCTTTTGTCATATTTTTCAGTAATAATGGTTGTAAAAATAATGATTTGAAACTAGCTAAATTCCGGTTCAATGTCAATTAAAAATGAGCAGAAAGCATCGCGGACTGATTCGCTAGATGGTTAGATGAAGCCGGAGTGAAAAAATATGTACGGGGCCTCTGCGGTCTCTGTTATATCCCGGGTTTACCAAAAACTGGTAAGCACCGCTCAGGAACAGGTTGTCTTTTATCAAAGCGGCCGAGTAATAAAGTTCCGTCAAATGTTCCCAGGCATAATTCAGCTGGCCGTCTCCGAGAATAAAACCCAGTCCTCCGGCTTGCAGGTAATCGCGATGTGGTTTGGAAAGCCCCGACGTAACATAGGCAAGTCCAAGTTCATCATCCGGACGTTTCCATTTATTTCCCTTGCAAACCGCTCCGGCACTGATGCTATGGTCGATTTCCGTGAAAGCCCAGGTTTCGTTGTTCCCGTCATTCCAGCTGGCTCTCAAAAACACGCCGATAGTTTCGCTCACAGCCTGTTCTGCATTGATCCCGAAGCCGTATTTGGATCTTCCGAAGGCGCGCACGGAAGTAATGTCGGGAGCTAAACTGTCTGCCAAACCGTTGAGACTCTGGCGGTAATTTCCCATTTGGGTCGTATTGAAGTAGGCGAGGAAGTGCACGGCGCCTTCGAGGTTATTGATCTGATGCCTGTGTACGTATTCGAAGTTATGGGAAGCAGACCGGCGAATGTCCCAGTCCATGGTATTTGCATTTGCCTGCACAGGAAGCAGGGAAACGGCATAACGGACTTCGTGATCGGGAGAAATGTATTCCAGTATGACACTTGGCGTATAACCGCGGGTATTTGCCGGATAATCCCAGGCTCCGAAATCCATCAGGGACCAGGCCATAAACTGTGTTCTGGGATCGTGACTGTACTCGTTGTCGTCGAAGAAATCAGTAATGGAAACTTTACCAATCGTTAGTGAAAGGTAGCTTTCGGGAACAAACATTCCCAATTGATTCTGGTCGCTTTCCTGGTACGTTGTTTCTTTGGTCAGGGCAAACCGTTGGGTGAAATACAGGCGTGCCAGGTAAAGCTGCGGTGCAGGACTTCCCACGCGGAATGTTTCACCGTTTGTAGCATCACCGATTCCCAAAGCGCCGCTTAAACCAGAACCTCCTGCAATTTCCGGGTTGAAATAAATACTTGCTCCTTTCCATAACCGGGCACCCAGATACAGGGTGGATGTAATGGAGGTTTTATTTTCCTGTTCCTTTTCCAGGCTGTTCTCCCCGGAATAAGGTGCATGGAAATGCGGTTTGAACTGATTGATAACCGTTGTTTGCGCATGAATGGTCAGCCAGTGATTCTTAAGGGAATCCGTTTCCTGTGCAAAAAAAGAGGCGGTGAAAAGGATGCAGGTTGAAAAACAAAGTAATGAATGCTTCATGTCTTTCATTTAAGTATACCTGAATTTAATTCATCGGTTTTTACTTCTGCCGGATTTAGGTTTTATTGGCTTTTCGAATGAACAGACGAGTTTATATACGATTTTTACTTCACATGTGTGTGAAATGGAGAGGAGGTTCCGAATACCGGAAATGCGGAACTGAAATGGGTGTTTTTGAACCGGGATTTCCTGAAATGCAGTAAAACCGGAAGTTAATTTCTTAACTTTTTGATACTATATCTATACTTGACCTATACTTGACACTGGGGATATCTATACAGAACCCCTGCGCAACCAATTTTGCTGTTTTTTGATCGTTTTTCGGGTTACACTTCTGTGTATCTGTCTTTAGGCTAAATTCAGATTGTATTGTTCCTGTGCAGAAACCATTTTCCCGCACAGGATGA includes the following:
- a CDS encoding DoxX family protein codes for the protein MKGVKITFWVSTSLIGLFIIPGVFFLNAPLAKEGMRHLDLPLWFHWELGILKAIGALVLLLPFAGNRIKEWAYFGLFLDVLSAFYALAWTDGMQGSTFFPLVIFALLAISYWSHHKLNKVFK
- a CDS encoding VOC family protein, encoding MTKEIWLNLPAKDVDASQAFFTTIGFTPKPERSAPGDRACFQAGKSVVMLFNAESFKHVNGGLEMNDTSKTAQMLISFDAESREEIDELAEKVKKAGGKVFAEPAEIQGWMYGFAFADLDGHRWNGLYMDFSKM
- a CDS encoding carbohydrate porin is translated as MKHSLLCFSTCILFTASFFAQETDSLKNHWLTIHAQTTVINQFKPHFHAPYSGENSLEKEQENKTSITSTLYLGARLWKGASIYFNPEIAGGSGLSGALGIGDATNGETFRVGSPAPQLYLARLYFTQRFALTKETTYQESDQNQLGMFVPESYLSLTIGKVSITDFFDDNEYSHDPRTQFMAWSLMDFGAWDYPANTRGYTPSVILEYISPDHEVRYAVSLLPVQANANTMDWDIRRSASHNFEYVHRHQINNLEGAVHFLAYFNTTQMGNYRQSLNGLADSLAPDITSVRAFGRSKYGFGINAEQAVSETIGVFLRASWNDGNNETWAFTEIDHSISAGAVCKGNKWKRPDDELGLAYVTSGLSKPHRDYLQAGGLGFILGDGQLNYAWEHLTELYYSAALIKDNLFLSGAYQFLVNPGYNRDRRGPVHIFSLRLHLTI